The following DNA comes from Alkalicoccobacillus plakortidis.
TCCAAATCTAATTGGAATTTCGGCAGATCTTCTTGATTCATATCCTGCCCTAGTTTGGTTGCTGTTATTTCTCCCAATTGAAGACGTACACTGCCCGGAATATCAAGCCTAGTATGGATCTGTTCCTTATCACTTGGCTCGAATCGTGAAAAATGACAGTAGTTGTATTCTCGAATAGCCCTAAAATCACTTGCTAGTTCTAATGTTGCTGATGGATTTTCAGCGTGTAGCATTGTTATCGTTTGCTCAATATGTACAGACGTAATACGGGCAGACTCGTTGTAAAGATAATTTAATATTAGATGAATCACTCTCCTTTGTAAAGGGAGTGCCACTGAGAGAAACTGATCCCTTGAAATTGTAAGGAATTGTTCACTTTTTTTAACCAACATTTGATTTAATGAATTCTCGGCGAGACTAAAAAGAAAGTCCTGATCTTCTGTCTGCCATTCATGATAACGTTGAATATGCTTAAATAACATCGGATTTTCCTGTGTAACAAAAGGTAGGACTGACTCGCGAAATCGATTTCGCGTATACACTTGAGACGAATTGCTTGAATCCAACGCAAATGGTACGTTATTGGCTTCACAATAGTCCAAAATAATTGTTTTTGTCACACATAATAACGGTCTAATTAATGTTGCTTCTCCAAACGATCGTACGGCATCCATACCTGGTTTTTGCAGAGCATTTGCACTACGAACCATTTTCATAAATACAGTCTCAATTTGGTCATCACCGTGGTGAGCAACAGCTAAATAGTCTCCTTGTATACTTTCTAAGATCTTATTTAGCTTTTGGTACCTCAGCTCTCTTGCCGCAACAGAAGACCCTATTCCGTTTTGTTTGGCATAGCTTTTCACATCAACTCGAGCGACCTGAATTGGAATTCCTTCTTTTTTACAAAAGTCCCTTACGAGTGCCTCGTCTTGATTTGACTCATCTCCTCGCAGCTGATGATTAATATGTGCTGCTGTAACCTGAATCTGAGTGTGATGCCGTTCCCTCCAAAGGAAGTGTAGCAAAGCCATTGAATCAGGTCCACCCGAAACCGCAATCACCACATGCTTACCATTTAGAGTCATGTTTGATTGCTTGATAAAAGAGCGGACGGTTGCTTCCACTTCAAAACGACTCCTTTTATGCATATTTCAGTTGTTATCTATTATAGCGTGTTTTAGCGAAAACATGTCCTTTTCACAAAAAAGAAAAGGACCTAATCGTACTGGCCCCTACATTGTAAGAATGAATACGTATAAAAGACAACCGATAAAAAGTAAGGTCCCACTTAAAACCAGTTCAACTTTGTAGGCAAAACGTCGTTTGTGTTTAGTTGATCGCTTACGCGCACTAGAGCCTACATCACCATAAGTGATATCTTGTTGCATGCTTTGTGTCAATTCTTTTTTCATTGAAGAGGCACTCGAGTAATGACCCGTTATTGCTCGAACAAGGACTGTTTCATAAGGCTTTAACAGAGGATGGCCGTTAATAGCCGTTCTTAGTTGCTGTTTAGGATGCCCGTTTTTCTTATCAAACCGTTTAGGGTATGCACAATTCATCATAATCATCGCCACTGAAAATAGATCATAAGAAGGTTCTGCCTTTCTTGAACCTAACGTCCAGTAGCCTCTATCATAAAACTCAGTGTACTCCTTTATGGATCTTCCGAGTAGTGTTGTCCCTCCTACATCAAGCAAGCGCACCCTTGAAGGCGGCCCTGTTACTAACAGATTATCTGGCTTTAGATCACCAAATGCCCAAGCCCTCTTTATGAAGGTTTTCTAGGTCACCAAGTAGCTGCAAAATTAGTAATCCTAGCCATTCGGGTCCCTTGCCTCTCATAAAAGGTATAAGTGCTTCTCCCTTCACATACTCCATCGCATAAAAGGGGTAAGTATGAGTTCCAAAAACGAGATCGTCCACATCAAGCAGTTTTGGCCCAAGTGCCACGCCTTGTTTTTTTGAGAACTGCCTTAAGACATTCACCTCAGTTGTAATCGCCATACTGTCTATTCCCACTTTGACAGCAACTAAACCATTGATTGATTGGACAAGATAAACTGCACCTGTCGCTCCTTCCCCAAGCAAACGAATAACGGTATATGATTTTTTGTGCCATTTCCCTTTTAATCTGGCACCTGAAGCAAGTTTAATCGGCGATTTCGTCGAATAACTGTTCCTCATGATTCAGCAAGCTCCTTTTCGAACCTTTTTGAGTAAAGATACGAACAGCTGCTTGAATAGCAGGACCAGTAGGCGTTGTTCCTCCAGGTGAGAGTTTTTGAAAAATACTTGTTAGGCTACTTAATTTTGGTGTCCATTCTAACAAGCGATCCACATCACGTCGTTTCCCGGGAAACGAATAGAGTGCAAAACGATTTTCTCCTACTCTAGACGTTAAACTAATGGACAAGTCTGTTAATGCTTCCTGTACCATTGGTAGCTTATCCCTCATGCTTGCACTTGTATCTACTAAAATTAATACCTCAAGCGAAATGGTTTCACCTAGATCATCAACAACCTCCATAACCTGCCCTCTTTTTTCAGGTGGTAGATCCTCTAACTCTTGGTTCTTACCTAAAATATCCTGCAGCTCTTTATTTACCACACCATGTAGGGTTTGTGTCATTGCTTTTCTTGTAACCATTTGTACGGTTTTAGCCAACTGCTTCGCATAGACGATTTGACTGACACCGCCTCCAAGCAAGCGCAATAGCCTCAACCTCCTGAATGCCTTGTTCATTTAATGAGTCTCCGTCTACTATTCCAATGACATTAAGGGTGATGCCTTGTTCCTTTCCGAGTGCCGCAATGGCAATTGGATCCTCTCCCTGATTTGAATGACCATCTGTGATCAAGAGTATTTGTTTAAGTGTGCCTTTCATCGACAATCCCTCCAAATTTGTGAATGGTAACATCCTTCACTTCTTGGAGAGAATCTATACTTCATGCCATACTCTTTACGCACGTTTTTTTAGCGGTGGAGCTGGACGATAGAGCGGAATGGACGCCCACTTTGGTGTATTTCGCTTAATTTCGGCAACAATCACGGTCATATCGTCCTCAATCTGAATGCCTCGATCTGAACGGATCACTCGTTCTAGTATGATATCTGCCATCTCCTGTGGCTCGGCTACTTCTAATTCTGCAATCATTCGTTTCATCCACAAATCCTTATTCTCTACATGCGTCGGCGAATCAAATATCCCATCACTCACCATGATTAAAATATCGCCAGCTTTTAATTGCTCACTTACAACATCTACATCAAAGTCCTGAAACATACCCATCGGTAGGTTGCTCGAGTCAATCTTTAAAACCTTATCCCCACGCTTAATGAAAGTCGGGATGGAACCTATTTTTAAGAACTTAGCTTTTGCTGTTTGCAGATCAATCATCGCTAAATCAAGCGTCGAGAAAATCTCATCTGTCGTGCGTAAAGAAAGCACCGAATTCACTGATTTAATGGCTACCATTTCCTCAATTCCAGATTCAAGAACCTTTTGCAGCAGCTGTAAGGTTTCTGTACTTTCTAGATGAGCCCGCTCTCCGTTCCCCATTCCATCACTAATGGCAATCGCATATTGCCCGGAACCGAGTTCAAGAGTCGAATAACTGTCACCCGATATCCACGCTCCTCCTTTTGCCACATTTGCCACACCCG
Coding sequences within:
- the tilS gene encoding tRNA lysidine(34) synthetase TilS, which produces MEATVRSFIKQSNMTLNGKHVVIAVSGGPDSMALLHFLWRERHHTQIQVTAAHINHQLRGDESNQDEALVRDFCKKEGIPIQVARVDVKSYAKQNGIGSSVAARELRYQKLNKILESIQGDYLAVAHHGDDQIETVFMKMVRSANALQKPGMDAVRSFGEATLIRPLLCVTKTIILDYCEANNVPFALDSSNSSQVYTRNRFRESVLPFVTQENPMLFKHIQRYHEWQTEDQDFLFSLAENSLNQMLVKKSEQFLTISRDQFLSVALPLQRRVIHLILNYLYNESARITSVHIEQTITMLHAENPSATLELASDFRAIREYNYCHFSRFEPSDKEQIHTRLDIPGSVRLQLGEITATKLGQDMNQEDLPKFQLDLDGLVLPLTVRTPIPGDRIAAIGMTGTKKLNRLFIDRKVPKSLRSKWPVVTDAHEQIIWVPLLQRSRIANVTNASSNIAELTFLRY